A genomic stretch from Methylorubrum extorquens includes:
- the purE gene encoding phosphoribosylaminoimidazole carboxylase, mutase subunit (Evidence 2a : Function from experimental evidences in other organisms; PubMedId : 10574791, 8117684; Product type e : enzyme), with amino-acid sequence MGQTTMLGSPPVAIIMGSQSDWATMRNAAETLDALGVAYDARIVSAHRTPDRLVSFAKGAREAGFKVVIAGAGGAAHLPGMTAAMTSLPVFGVPVESKALSGQDSLLSIVQMPAGIPVGTLAIGRAGAVNAALLAAAVLALTDAGLAERLDAWRDRQTASVAERPDPSQA; translated from the coding sequence GTGGGCCAGACGACGATGCTGGGATCGCCCCCGGTCGCGATCATCATGGGAAGCCAGTCGGACTGGGCGACCATGCGCAACGCCGCCGAAACGCTGGACGCGCTCGGCGTGGCCTACGATGCCCGCATCGTCTCGGCCCACCGCACCCCGGACCGCCTCGTCTCCTTCGCCAAGGGCGCGCGGGAAGCCGGCTTCAAGGTGGTGATCGCCGGGGCGGGCGGGGCCGCGCATCTGCCGGGCATGACGGCGGCGATGACGTCGCTGCCGGTCTTCGGCGTTCCGGTCGAGTCGAAGGCGCTCTCGGGCCAGGACAGCCTGCTCTCCATCGTCCAGATGCCCGCCGGCATTCCCGTGGGCACGCTGGCGATCGGCCGGGCCGGGGCCGTCAACGCCGCCCTGCTCGCCGCCGCCGTGCTGGCGCTCACCGATGCCGGGCTCGCCGAGCGGCTCGATGCGTGGCGCGACCGCCAGACCGCCTCCGTCGCCGAACGGCCGGACCCCTCTCAAGCCTGA
- a CDS encoding protein of unknown function (Evidence 5 : Unknown function), with the protein MIARFRPLRAQLRCLEVRGLKAEPPRWLSHAAVTVLSEAREEAEPAPPPGAKPAGVSLVEGFPAQALDFVLEVQFLTLEFGDAQVVAGEGLHRVVKLALEGFVLGGELAQMRLQGHEVSLLSQFPTGVDWHRMEHVSKPFGGKVDGSVTGQFQIFWSGTAH; encoded by the coding sequence ATGATAGCGCGGTTTCGACCGCTGCGCGCCCAACTCCGCTGTCTTGAAGTGCGCGGCCTCAAAGCAGAACCGCCGCGCTGGTTGTCCCACGCGGCGGTGACGGTTTTGTCCGAGGCGAGAGAAGAAGCGGAGCCGGCGCCGCCTCCCGGGGCGAAGCCGGCCGGGGTATCGCTAGTGGAGGGTTTCCCCGCGCAGGCGCTCGATTTCGTCCTTGAGGTGCAGTTTCTTACGCTTGAGTTCGGCGATGCGCAGGTCGTCGCTGGCGAGGGACTGCATCGCGTAGTGAAGCTCGCGCTCGAGGGCTTCGTGCTTGGCGGCGAGCTGGCTCAAATGCGTCTGCAAGGACATGAGGTGTCGCTCCTGTCACAGTTTCCGACGGGGGTAGATTGGCACAGGATGGAGCACGTGTCGAAGCCATTCGGCGGCAAAGTGGATGGATCGGTAACAGGGCAATTTCAAATCTTCTGGAGCGGGACGGCGCACTGA
- a CDS encoding conserved protein of unknown function (DUF465) (Evidence 4 : Unknown function but conserved in other organisms), protein MSLQTHLSQLAAKHEALERELHYAMQSLASDDLRIAELKRKKLHLKDEIERLRGETLH, encoded by the coding sequence ATGTCCTTGCAGACGCATTTGAGCCAGCTCGCCGCCAAGCACGAAGCCCTCGAGCGCGAGCTTCACTACGCGATGCAGTCCCTCGCCAGCGACGACCTGCGCATCGCCGAACTCAAGCGTAAGAAACTGCACCTCAAGGACGAAATCGAGCGCCTGCGCGGGGAAACCCTCCACTAG
- a CDS encoding putative Propionate-CoA ligase (Propionyl-CoA synthetase) (prpE-like) (Evidence 3 : Putative function from multiple computational evidences; PubMedId : 10411265; Product type e : enzyme): MSAATPTAPEGAYAAVHAASLADRNGFWLKAAAAIDWDAAPTRAFDAEQGVYGRWFPDARLNVCRNAVDRHAEGGRADQAAIIHDSPVTGTKRRITYGELRDEVAVLAGILTDLGVTKGDRVVIYMPMVPEALFGMLACARIGAIHSVVFGGFAANELAARIEDAAPKVVLAASCGIEPARVVAYKPLLDAAIARSTHKPDACLILQRPQGEAGLVEGRDRDWAETVARARRAGRRAEPVPVAATDPLYILYTSGTTGRPKGVVRDSGGYCVALAWSMANLYGVAPGEVYFCASDIGWVVGHSYIVYAPLLHGCTTVLYEGKPVGTPDAGAFWRVAAEHGAATVFTAPTALRAIKKEDPRAEKIAGYDLSRFRALFLAGERADPDSVAWAERALERPVIDHWWQTETGWAIAGNPIGLERLPVKYGSTAKPMPGYDLHVLDESGKPVPPGTMGTIALKLPLPPGCLPTLWGSDERFRQSYLATFPGFYDTSDAGVVDEDGYVTVLGRTDDIINVAGHRLSTGGMEAVLASHPDVAECAVIGIRDALKGEAPCGFVVLKAGVAKDPETVERELVARVREEIGPVAAFKLALTVGRLPKTRSGKILRGTMKRIADGEDYAMPPTIEDPATLEEIGDSLKARGIGG; the protein is encoded by the coding sequence ATGTCCGCCGCCACGCCCACCGCCCCCGAGGGCGCCTATGCTGCCGTCCACGCCGCCTCGCTCGCGGACCGGAACGGCTTCTGGCTGAAGGCCGCGGCGGCGATCGATTGGGACGCCGCCCCCACCCGCGCCTTCGATGCCGAGCAGGGCGTCTATGGCCGCTGGTTTCCGGACGCCCGACTCAATGTCTGCCGCAACGCCGTCGATCGGCACGCGGAGGGCGGGCGCGCGGACCAAGCCGCGATCATCCATGATTCGCCCGTCACCGGCACCAAGCGCCGCATCACCTACGGCGAATTGCGCGACGAGGTGGCGGTGCTCGCCGGCATCCTCACCGATCTCGGCGTGACCAAGGGCGACCGGGTGGTGATCTACATGCCGATGGTGCCCGAGGCCCTGTTCGGGATGCTGGCCTGCGCCCGAATCGGGGCGATCCACTCCGTGGTGTTCGGCGGGTTTGCCGCCAACGAACTCGCCGCCCGCATCGAGGATGCCGCGCCCAAGGTGGTTCTAGCCGCCTCCTGCGGCATCGAGCCGGCCCGCGTCGTCGCCTACAAGCCGCTGCTCGATGCGGCGATTGCCCGCTCGACCCACAAGCCCGACGCCTGCCTGATCCTGCAGCGCCCGCAAGGCGAGGCCGGCCTCGTCGAGGGGCGCGACCGGGATTGGGCGGAGACCGTCGCGCGGGCGCGCCGGGCCGGACGGCGGGCCGAGCCGGTGCCGGTCGCGGCGACCGACCCACTCTACATCCTCTACACCTCCGGCACGACCGGGCGGCCCAAGGGCGTGGTGCGCGACAGCGGCGGCTACTGCGTCGCGTTGGCGTGGTCGATGGCGAATCTCTACGGCGTCGCACCCGGGGAGGTCTATTTCTGCGCCTCCGATATCGGCTGGGTGGTGGGCCACTCCTACATCGTCTACGCGCCGCTGCTGCACGGCTGCACCACGGTGCTCTACGAGGGCAAGCCCGTCGGCACGCCGGATGCCGGCGCCTTCTGGCGGGTCGCCGCCGAGCACGGCGCCGCGACGGTGTTCACGGCGCCCACGGCCCTGCGTGCGATCAAGAAGGAAGACCCGCGGGCGGAGAAGATCGCGGGCTACGACCTCTCGCGGTTCCGTGCCCTGTTCCTGGCCGGCGAGCGGGCCGATCCGGATTCGGTCGCCTGGGCCGAGCGGGCGCTGGAGCGGCCGGTGATCGACCATTGGTGGCAGACCGAGACCGGCTGGGCGATCGCCGGCAATCCGATCGGGCTGGAGCGGCTGCCGGTGAAGTATGGCTCCACCGCCAAGCCGATGCCGGGCTACGACCTCCACGTGCTCGACGAATCGGGCAAGCCGGTTCCCCCCGGCACGATGGGCACCATCGCCCTCAAGCTGCCGCTGCCGCCGGGCTGCCTGCCGACCCTGTGGGGCTCGGACGAGCGTTTCCGCCAGAGCTATCTCGCCACCTTCCCCGGCTTCTACGACACCTCGGATGCGGGCGTGGTGGATGAGGACGGCTACGTCACGGTGCTGGGGCGGACCGACGACATCATCAACGTGGCCGGCCACCGCCTCTCCACCGGCGGCATGGAAGCCGTGCTCGCGTCGCACCCAGATGTCGCCGAATGCGCGGTGATCGGCATCCGCGACGCGCTGAAAGGAGAGGCACCCTGCGGCTTCGTGGTGCTGAAGGCGGGCGTCGCCAAGGATCCCGAGACCGTCGAGCGCGAGCTCGTCGCCCGGGTGCGCGAGGAGATCGGCCCCGTGGCCGCCTTCAAGCTGGCGCTCACCGTGGGACGCCTGCCGAAGACGCGCTCGGGCAAGATCCTGCGCGGCACGATGAAGCGCATCGCCGACGGCGAGGATTACGCGATGCCCCCGACCATCGAGGACCCGGCCACGCTGGAGGAGATCGGCGACAGCCTGAAGGCCCGCGGCATCGGCGGCTGA
- the purK gene encoding phosphoribosylaminoimidazole carboxylase, ATPase subunit (Evidence 2b : Function from indirect experimental evidences (e.g. phenotypes); PubMedId : 10074353, 10569930, 8117684, 9797284; Product type e : enzyme): MASPTSSLQIRPGGTLGIVGGGQLGRMIALAAANYGLKVHIYAPDADSPAFDVAHAHTLAPYDDAAALAAFADACDVVTYEFENIPHATAAVLAEHATLRPSATALLTTQDRLSEKDFVTSLGIPTAPYRAVDTVEDLVRALEALGRPAVLKTRRFGYDGKGQRMIREGDDPAALLAEFKGAPCILEGFVPFEREISVVAARGPDGTFAAYDPCANEHRDHILALTRVPAPGLTRTTGDAAVAIARAIAEALDYVGVLAVEMFEIAGSEGAARLVVNEIAPRVHNSGHWTIEGALTSQFAQTVRAVCGWPLGDTARTGGMAVEMENLIGAEADAWADLLAEPGAHLHLYGKAEARPGRKMGHVTRLKPLD; this comes from the coding sequence ATGGCCTCTCCCACCTCCTCGCTGCAGATCCGGCCCGGCGGCACCCTCGGCATCGTCGGCGGCGGCCAGCTCGGCCGCATGATCGCGCTCGCGGCGGCCAATTACGGCCTCAAGGTGCACATCTACGCCCCCGACGCCGACAGCCCGGCCTTCGACGTGGCCCATGCCCACACGCTGGCGCCCTACGACGACGCGGCGGCGCTGGCCGCCTTCGCCGATGCCTGCGACGTGGTCACCTACGAGTTCGAGAACATCCCCCACGCCACCGCCGCGGTGCTCGCCGAGCACGCGACCCTGCGCCCGAGCGCGACGGCGCTGCTCACGACGCAGGATCGCCTGTCCGAGAAGGACTTCGTGACCTCGCTCGGCATTCCGACCGCGCCCTACCGGGCCGTCGATACGGTCGAGGATCTCGTGCGGGCCCTGGAGGCGCTCGGCCGTCCCGCCGTGCTGAAGACCCGGCGCTTCGGCTACGACGGCAAGGGCCAGCGGATGATCCGCGAGGGCGACGACCCGGCTGCCCTCCTCGCCGAGTTCAAGGGCGCGCCCTGTATCCTCGAAGGGTTCGTGCCGTTCGAGCGCGAAATCTCGGTGGTCGCCGCCCGCGGACCGGACGGGACGTTCGCGGCCTACGACCCCTGCGCCAACGAGCACCGCGACCACATCCTCGCGCTCACCCGCGTCCCCGCTCCCGGCCTGACCCGGACGACGGGTGACGCGGCGGTCGCCATCGCCCGCGCCATCGCCGAGGCGCTGGACTATGTCGGCGTGCTTGCAGTCGAGATGTTCGAGATCGCCGGGTCCGAGGGGGCCGCCCGCCTCGTCGTCAACGAGATCGCGCCCCGCGTGCACAATTCCGGGCACTGGACCATCGAGGGCGCGCTGACCTCGCAATTCGCGCAAACCGTGCGCGCGGTCTGCGGCTGGCCGCTCGGCGACACCGCCCGCACCGGCGGCATGGCGGTGGAGATGGAGAACCTCATCGGCGCCGAGGCCGATGCCTGGGCAGACCTGCTCGCGGAGCCGGGCGCCCATCTCCACCTCTACGGCAAGGCCGAGGCCCGTCCCGGCCGCAAGATGGGGCACGTCACCCGGCTCAAGCCGCTCGACTAA
- a CDS encoding conserved protein of unknown function (Evidence 4 : Unknown function but conserved in other organisms): MFQAMMADEIANDAVADPAGELTRLREEHRDLDEAIEALKVSVAVDQLQLQRLKKRKLVLRDRITHLEDQITPDIIA, translated from the coding sequence GTGTTTCAAGCGATGATGGCGGACGAGATTGCCAACGACGCGGTCGCGGATCCGGCCGGCGAGCTGACGCGGTTGCGCGAAGAGCACCGGGATCTCGACGAGGCGATCGAGGCGCTGAAGGTCAGCGTCGCCGTCGATCAGCTTCAGTTGCAGAGACTCAAGAAGCGCAAGCTCGTCCTGCGCGACCGGATCACCCATCTGGAAGACCAGATCACGCCGGATATCATCGCTTAG
- a CDS encoding protein of unknown function (Evidence 5 : Unknown function), with amino-acid sequence MSSADQNTRARTATHIDIHDSTTRKHWADLLQVSDERLRKAVRLVGTRVSSVSAYLAK; translated from the coding sequence ATGTCCTCCGCGGACCAGAACACGCGCGCCCGCACGGCAACCCATATCGACATTCACGACAGTACCACCCGCAAGCACTGGGCCGATCTGCTTCAGGTCTCCGACGAACGTCTGCGCAAGGCGGTCCGGCTCGTCGGAACCCGGGTGTCGAGCGTCTCGGCCTATCTCGCCAAGTAG